Proteins encoded within one genomic window of Patescibacteria group bacterium:
- a CDS encoding fibronectin type III domain-containing protein, with amino-acid sequence MKKKKTLLIIGIVFLTLALAGIVLGLKFFRSPDSKASPENRPQNIRLDEVTATSATISWTTETPAYGFVSYGKTMSLGNTVQADQRAAVHTVTIPNLSPQTTYYYKIGVGEEIYDNDGVPYSFTTPKESGTQDPLEASDGADLEEPLPTEEQLERETTSSADIEEEEESEPAEQIELSEQVIRDAIGTDDPRYDLNGDGIVNAIDVLLYRNQTQ; translated from the coding sequence ATGAAGAAGAAAAAAACCCTGCTCATAATTGGAATTGTTTTTCTGACCTTGGCTTTGGCTGGAATTGTTTTGGGGCTGAAGTTTTTCCGAAGTCCTGATTCAAAAGCATCTCCAGAAAACAGGCCCCAAAATATTCGCCTTGATGAAGTAACTGCTACTAGTGCTACTATTAGTTGGACTACAGAAACACCTGCTTATGGATTTGTTTCGTATGGAAAAACCATGAGTTTGGGGAACACAGTTCAAGCGGATCAGAGAGCAGCTGTTCATACTGTTACTATTCCTAACCTATCTCCGCAAACAACATATTATTATAAAATTGGGGTAGGAGAAGAAATTTATGATAACGATGGTGTTCCTTACAGCTTCACAACTCCAAAAGAAAGTGGAACACAAGATCCTTTAGAAGCAAGCGATGGTGCCGACCTTGAGGAACCGCTCCCAACCGAAGAACAGTTGGAGCGGGAGACAACAAGTTCAGCAGATATCGAGGAGGAGGAAGAAAGCGAGCCAGCAGAGCAGATAGAACTTAGCGAACAAGTAATAAGGGATGCAATAGGAACAGATGATCCCCGTTATGATTTAAATGGTGACGGTATTGTAAATGCTATAGATGTATTGTTATATAGGAACCAGACCCAGTAA
- a CDS encoding RecX family transcriptional regulator — protein MAKITAVEPQKRSGRYNIYVDGDFVFGISEEVVLAYNLERGKDISLDELEALVCEDSVEKLVEKALHFLSYRPRSEQEIRNNLWKNIKKSNTDFKADPKWLVNKVIKKLEGLDLIDDEEFCDWWVNQRVRFKPRGKLLLRKELFEKGIKPEVMDKVLANYSCQDEVAWAQKLYEKKEARYRDLDPNERKEKIAALLSRRGFSWDVISQVLDSNI, from the coding sequence ATGGCTAAAATTACTGCTGTTGAGCCTCAGAAAAGATCAGGGCGCTATAATATTTATGTGGATGGGGACTTTGTGTTCGGGATTAGCGAGGAGGTTGTGCTTGCTTACAATTTAGAGAGGGGAAAGGATATTTCTCTGGACGAACTGGAGGCTTTGGTTTGTGAGGATAGCGTAGAAAAGCTAGTAGAGAAGGCTTTGCATTTTCTCTCTTACCGCCCCCGTTCAGAACAGGAGATACGGAACAATCTCTGGAAAAATATAAAAAAGAGTAACACAGATTTTAAAGCCGATCCTAAATGGCTTGTTAATAAAGTTATTAAAAAGCTGGAAGGTTTGGATTTGATAGATGACGAGGAATTTTGTGATTGGTGGGTTAATCAGCGGGTGAGGTTTAAGCCACGGGGCAAACTTCTTTTGCGGAAAGAATTGTTTGAGAAGGGAATAAAACCAGAAGTAATGGATAAAGTTCTTGCTAACTATAGTTGCCAAGATGAGGTAGCTTGGGCGCAAAAGCTTTATGAAAAGAAGGAAGCGCGTTATAGAGATTTGGATCCAAATGAACGGAAGGAGAAGATAGCGGCGTTACTCTCCCGTCGGGGTTTTTCTTGGGATGTTATAAGCCAAGTTTTGGATTCAAATATCTAA
- the recA gene encoding recombinase RecA, translated as MAKNDKEKKDGAKKALNTAIKGIESQFGKGSIMRLGDAGPVEGVDVISTGCISLDLALGVGGVPRGRVVEIFGPEGCGKTTLALHILAEAQKAGGEAAFVDAEHALDPVYAGELGVDVEDLLVSQPDTGEQALEITEKLVRSGALDVVVIDSVAALVPRAEIEGEMGDQHVGLQARLMSQALRKLAGAISKSKTTAIFINQLRMKIGVMFGNPETTPGGRALKFYSSVRMDMRSRGKISEGDKDIGRKVRVKVVKNKVAPPFRTAEFEILYGKGISEEGALLNVATDMNIIERAGSWYSYGDEKLGQGQQAASEFLRENPEVAAEIERKVKLEAREEGLPIEVGKVEESEEESSS; from the coding sequence ATGGCTAAGAATGATAAAGAAAAAAAGGATGGTGCAAAAAAAGCACTAAATACTGCTATTAAGGGAATTGAATCTCAGTTTGGAAAAGGTTCTATAATGAGGCTGGGAGATGCCGGACCTGTAGAAGGGGTAGATGTTATTTCTACTGGTTGTATTTCGTTAGATTTGGCGTTGGGTGTGGGTGGTGTTCCGCGCGGACGTGTTGTGGAAATTTTTGGTCCTGAGGGATGTGGTAAGACAACTTTAGCTCTCCATATTTTAGCAGAGGCTCAAAAGGCGGGAGGGGAAGCGGCTTTTGTAGATGCTGAGCATGCCTTAGATCCGGTATATGCAGGGGAATTGGGAGTAGATGTGGAAGATTTGCTTGTTTCCCAGCCAGATACAGGAGAGCAAGCTTTAGAAATTACAGAAAAACTTGTTCGTTCTGGAGCTTTGGACGTAGTTGTTATTGACTCTGTGGCTGCTTTGGTACCCCGCGCAGAAATTGAGGGTGAAATGGGTGACCAACATGTTGGACTGCAGGCTAGATTGATGAGCCAAGCTCTCCGAAAGTTAGCAGGAGCTATTTCTAAGTCTAAGACTACTGCTATTTTTATCAACCAGCTTCGGATGAAAATTGGTGTTATGTTTGGTAACCCAGAAACAACGCCTGGCGGTAGAGCTCTCAAATTCTATTCCTCTGTGCGGATGGATATGCGATCTAGAGGAAAAATTAGTGAAGGAGACAAAGATATTGGGCGAAAGGTTAGAGTTAAAGTTGTTAAAAATAAAGTTGCGCCACCTTTTAGGACTGCCGAATTTGAAATACTGTATGGTAAAGGTATTTCTGAGGAGGGTGCTTTGCTTAACGTTGCTACTGATATGAATATTATTGAGAGGGCGGGTTCCTGGTATTCTTATGGGGATGAGAAACTTGGGCAAGGCCAGCAAGCTGCTTCAGAATTCCTTAGGGAGAATCCAGAGGTAGCTGCTGAGATTGAAAGAAAGGTTAAGCTAGAAGCAAGAGAGGAAGGTTTGCCTATTGAGGTTGGAAAGGTAGAAGAAAGTGAAGAAGAGAGTTCCTCGTAG
- a CDS encoding NAD(P)H-hydrate dehydratase, producing MSKEVTADILKEIYPDRSPHAHKYDFGHLLVVGGSFLYSGSPAFNALAAYHAGVDLVTVVAPERAADIVAGFSPDLITYPVDTKYFTPKHLTLVEDLTENKDAVVIGGGMGRNLETLEFVRRFLMRTEMPVVVDADAIYAAQDDEGIQEWAEAEMFEEKDFIVTPHAYEFYVLTGQKLPEAGPKRLELVEHGARAIECVILQKGNPDIISNGVETMVNNTGNPYMSVGGTGDTLAGLCGAYLALGLDPFTAASAAAFVNGRAGDLAADVLGPSFLATDLLAYIPQVLKETS from the coding sequence ATGTCTAAGGAAGTTACAGCGGACATTTTAAAGGAAATTTACCCTGACCGCTCTCCCCACGCGCATAAGTATGACTTTGGGCATTTGTTGGTGGTAGGGGGTTCTTTTTTATATTCAGGGTCTCCAGCTTTTAATGCTTTAGCAGCTTACCACGCGGGAGTAGATTTGGTTACGGTAGTAGCGCCAGAGAGGGCTGCTGATATAGTTGCGGGATTTTCTCCTGATCTTATTACTTACCCTGTAGATACTAAATATTTTACACCTAAGCACCTTACCTTAGTTGAAGATCTTACAGAAAATAAAGATGCGGTGGTAATTGGTGGGGGTATGGGAAGGAATTTGGAAACACTGGAATTTGTTCGGCGCTTTCTAATGCGAACAGAGATGCCAGTAGTGGTTGATGCTGATGCAATTTATGCTGCGCAAGATGATGAGGGTATTCAAGAATGGGCAGAAGCGGAGATGTTTGAGGAAAAGGATTTTATTGTTACACCTCATGCTTATGAGTTTTATGTTTTAACCGGTCAGAAACTTCCCGAGGCGGGCCCGAAGCGGCTGGAGTTGGTAGAGCACGGTGCTAGAGCAATTGAGTGTGTTATTTTGCAAAAAGGAAATCCGGATATTATATCTAATGGTGTAGAAACTATGGTTAATAATACAGGAAATCCTTACATGTCGGTGGGGGGAACGGGAGACACTCTCGCTGGTCTTTGCGGAGCCTATTTAGCCTTGGGGTTAGATCCGTTTACAGCAGCTTCTGCAGCTGCTTTTGTGAACGGGCGTGCAGGTGATTTGGCTGCAGATGTTTTGGGACCTTCGTTTTTGGCAACAGATCTTCTTGCTTACATTCCTCAGGTGTTAAAAGAGACTAGTTAG
- the rny gene encoding ribonuclease Y: MTLPSFLLGFIAAGAISAVTFYLLQREKSRPKEEDKVGAKRASKILEDAHNQAEKILEDAQKEARELKSSLLQQEERLEEKEERLREQEEKLRERERGLQRVKGKIEKDQQKLEQELEKRASLTRKEAEKLLLKNLEESLVSQKARIIKEAQEQAKLEAEEKAKEILVSAMESVATEYVPEATVSKVELPSESMKGRIIGKEGRNIRAFERVAGVDIEIDETPKEVRISSFNPIRREIAKRSLEKLIADGRIQPARIEETVERVQKALARELRKTGKDLAYKAGVTQLPAEILTLLGKLKYRTSYGQNQAKHTLEVVNLGKALAREVGAREDLVAKATLLHDIGKVKTVEEGAGSHVELGRKILKAHGFSEEVIHAAMAHHRDEAFRSLEAVLVYIADAISGARPGARLEDYDSYIERIEKLEETAKEFEGVKDSFAISAGREIRVLVEPEQISDEEAVVLAHEIAEKIEKDATYPGTVKVNVIRELRASDIAK; encoded by the coding sequence ATGACTTTACCCTCATTTCTTCTTGGCTTTATTGCTGCAGGTGCTATTAGCGCCGTTACCTTCTACTTGTTGCAACGAGAAAAGAGCAGACCAAAAGAGGAAGATAAAGTAGGTGCGAAGCGAGCTTCAAAAATCTTGGAAGATGCACATAATCAGGCTGAGAAAATTTTAGAGGATGCGCAGAAGGAAGCCCGCGAGTTAAAAAGTAGTTTGTTACAACAGGAAGAGCGGTTGGAGGAAAAAGAAGAAAGGCTCCGGGAACAAGAAGAAAAATTAAGAGAAAGAGAGCGCGGTTTGCAAAGAGTTAAGGGTAAGATTGAGAAAGATCAGCAAAAACTGGAGCAGGAATTGGAGAAAAGGGCTTCGCTTACTCGTAAGGAGGCAGAGAAGTTATTGCTGAAGAACCTTGAGGAGAGCTTGGTGTCGCAAAAAGCACGGATAATAAAGGAGGCGCAAGAGCAGGCGAAGCTGGAGGCGGAAGAAAAAGCAAAGGAGATCTTGGTTTCTGCAATGGAAAGCGTAGCTACTGAATATGTGCCGGAGGCAACAGTTTCAAAAGTTGAATTACCTAGTGAAAGTATGAAGGGTCGTATAATTGGTAAGGAGGGTAGGAATATCCGTGCTTTTGAACGGGTGGCGGGGGTAGATATTGAGATTGACGAGACACCAAAGGAGGTGCGTATTTCTTCTTTTAATCCAATTCGGAGAGAAATTGCAAAAAGGTCTTTGGAAAAGTTAATTGCTGATGGAAGGATTCAGCCAGCAAGGATTGAGGAAACTGTGGAAAGAGTGCAAAAGGCGCTGGCTCGTGAGTTACGAAAAACAGGGAAGGATCTAGCTTATAAAGCGGGGGTTACTCAGCTCCCGGCAGAGATACTAACCTTATTAGGAAAGTTAAAATATCGTACGTCTTATGGCCAAAACCAGGCTAAACATACACTGGAGGTTGTAAATCTAGGAAAAGCTTTGGCACGGGAAGTTGGTGCTCGCGAGGATCTGGTTGCTAAAGCAACATTGCTCCATGATATTGGAAAGGTAAAGACAGTAGAAGAGGGTGCGGGTTCTCACGTTGAATTAGGTAGAAAAATATTGAAAGCGCACGGGTTTTCTGAGGAAGTAATTCATGCCGCAATGGCACACCATCGGGACGAGGCCTTTCGCAGTTTGGAAGCGGTTTTGGTTTATATTGCAGATGCTATTTCAGGAGCGCGTCCCGGAGCCCGTTTGGAAGATTACGACTCATATATTGAACGCATTGAAAAACTGGAGGAAACTGCCAAAGAGTTTGAAGGTGTAAAAGATTCTTTTGCAATATCTGCAGGGCGGGAGATCCGGGTGTTAGTGGAGCCGGAGCAGATTTCGGATGAAGAAGCGGTGGTACTCGCCCACGAAATTGCGGAAAAAATCGAGAAGGACGCGACCTATCCAGGAACGGTTAAGGTTAATGTAATCAGGGAATTGAGAGCAAGTGATATTGCAAAGTAG
- a CDS encoding HIT family protein, whose amino-acid sequence MEGCIFCKIVKGEVPSHKVYEDDEFMAFLDANPKSAGHTLVIPKEHYEDIFDIPEDVLSGLMVRVKKVAEMIGGSDLNLDGLWLRQSNGEAAGQVVFHFHMHIIPAYEAKSEFDETDLEKIARKIS is encoded by the coding sequence ATGGAAGGATGTATTTTTTGTAAAATTGTAAAGGGCGAAGTCCCTTCTCATAAAGTTTATGAGGACGATGAATTTATGGCGTTTTTGGATGCTAACCCCAAATCGGCAGGTCATACGCTGGTGATTCCGAAAGAACATTATGAGGATATATTTGATATTCCGGAGGATGTGCTGAGTGGTTTAATGGTAAGGGTTAAAAAAGTAGCCGAAATGATTGGCGGTAGTGATCTGAACCTCGATGGTCTTTGGCTGCGCCAGTCGAACGGGGAGGCTGCGGGGCAGGTTGTTTTCCATTTTCACATGCACATTATTCCTGCTTATGAGGCAAAATCTGAGTTTGATGAGACGGATTTGGAGAAGATTGCGAGGAAGATTAGTTGA
- a CDS encoding aldehyde ferredoxin oxidoreductase N-terminal domain-containing protein: protein MEDHSIQILHIDLSKQTFKLKVHSELKEYFGGVGISTALLYRYFEDFGYPKKRQTAPFVLAIGPFCGLFPGCSQAVASFVSPQTNNLGQSKAGGDLGLRLKAQGIDGLFVKGKASDPTLLKIDQGEVDFEKTSLWKQGTRNSFAKLRKENPLASIAVIGPAGENGVRFASVAVDNLSSFSRMGLGTVWGQKKLKGIMVSGTNKINTPENKEYLKVSEKLSSLLGDPRPEGVRFGIREQNKKIWLLQAKMNGLPSKNFSEVKEGYLNLQRALFSNTDERESCGLCPVSCKDIIEHSDNPLSADYTTFTSLGPMLGITSAQAVLSLCEKAFNLGIDPVSLGSCLAFLVEKENWEFGHNDALEALLQGLVDRKEPWSKNLSFGVSKAASGKEANYAMAISNLELLPYFNGYFTILSQTVSPETDIQYTGAHLLDLGNIIPDEKGVQKFISEEKKGILCLSLASCPWLRGLYTLPQIFECSESLNLGWSHENLEALSSKIYNLKWKLKTNLGFDWEGIAYPRRLFGTPTATGYLEEEDFLELIRLYQQQLNL from the coding sequence ATGGAAGACCACTCAATCCAAATTCTACATATTGACCTTTCCAAACAAACTTTTAAACTTAAGGTCCATTCTGAACTTAAAGAATACTTTGGAGGTGTAGGAATTTCCACAGCACTCCTCTACCGCTACTTTGAAGACTTCGGTTACCCCAAAAAAAGACAGACAGCTCCTTTTGTACTAGCAATAGGACCTTTCTGTGGTCTTTTTCCCGGATGCTCCCAAGCAGTTGCCTCTTTTGTCTCACCCCAAACCAACAACTTAGGTCAAAGTAAAGCAGGAGGAGACTTAGGACTACGCTTGAAAGCCCAGGGTATAGACGGACTATTTGTCAAGGGAAAAGCTAGTGATCCTACACTATTAAAAATAGACCAGGGTGAGGTTGACTTTGAGAAAACAAGCTTGTGGAAACAAGGCACAAGGAATTCCTTTGCCAAATTACGTAAAGAGAATCCCCTAGCATCAATAGCTGTAATCGGTCCTGCCGGCGAAAATGGTGTCCGCTTTGCATCCGTTGCAGTGGACAATCTTTCTTCCTTCTCACGAATGGGTTTGGGCACAGTATGGGGACAGAAAAAGTTGAAAGGAATTATGGTTTCTGGCACAAACAAAATAAATACACCAGAAAACAAAGAGTACCTAAAGGTATCTGAAAAACTATCTTCTCTTCTAGGCGATCCCCGGCCCGAGGGTGTCCGTTTTGGTATAAGAGAACAAAACAAAAAAATATGGCTACTACAAGCCAAGATGAACGGACTACCTTCAAAAAACTTTTCCGAAGTTAAGGAAGGATACTTAAATTTACAACGAGCTCTTTTTTCAAACACCGATGAAAGAGAATCCTGTGGTTTGTGTCCTGTCAGTTGCAAAGACATTATTGAACACAGCGATAACCCGCTCTCAGCTGACTACACAACATTCACAAGCCTAGGCCCTATGCTAGGAATAACCAGCGCCCAAGCAGTCCTAAGTCTCTGCGAAAAAGCATTCAACCTCGGAATAGACCCTGTTTCTCTAGGCAGTTGTTTAGCATTTCTAGTTGAAAAAGAAAACTGGGAGTTCGGCCATAATGATGCCCTAGAAGCACTGCTCCAGGGTTTAGTTGACCGAAAAGAACCTTGGTCAAAAAACTTATCCTTTGGCGTTTCAAAAGCAGCCTCTGGAAAAGAAGCTAACTACGCCATGGCTATTTCCAACTTGGAGCTTCTCCCTTATTTCAATGGTTACTTTACAATCCTTTCCCAAACTGTCTCTCCCGAAACTGATATTCAATATACAGGCGCGCATCTACTAGACCTAGGAAATATCATTCCGGATGAGAAGGGTGTGCAAAAATTTATATCGGAGGAAAAGAAGGGGATTCTTTGTCTTTCGTTAGCCTCTTGCCCCTGGCTAAGGGGACTCTACACTCTCCCCCAAATTTTTGAGTGCTCGGAAAGCCTAAATTTAGGGTGGAGTCACGAAAATCTGGAAGCTTTAAGTTCTAAGATTTATAATTTGAAATGGAAGCTAAAGACAAATCTTGGTTTTGACTGGGAAGGAATAGCCTACCCCCGTCGTCTTTTTGGCACTCCCACTGCTACTGGATACCTGGAAGAAGAAGACTTTTTGGAATTGATTAGACTTTACCAACAACAACTTAACTTGTAA
- a CDS encoding fibronectin type III domain-containing protein: MNSVEAKKGFKTFLLMVTGVLTLAGAYKGIPAGYKHFIEAQKETVEIKNLRIESLTPTAVTLSWETEEEEGVGFVQYGTAPTQLERTAPETSPLVKHRITIEGLKPQTTYYYKVGMDGKLVSDEALQVTTPAQ, translated from the coding sequence ATGAATTCAGTTGAAGCTAAAAAAGGATTTAAAACATTTTTACTTATGGTTACCGGAGTGCTTACTTTAGCTGGGGCATATAAAGGTATTCCAGCAGGCTATAAGCATTTTATTGAGGCTCAGAAGGAAACAGTGGAGATAAAAAACCTTAGAATTGAAAGCCTTACTCCCACAGCTGTAACGTTGAGTTGGGAGACTGAGGAGGAGGAGGGTGTTGGATTTGTCCAATACGGTACAGCTCCTACGCAGCTAGAGCGTACTGCTCCCGAAACCTCACCGCTAGTAAAGCACAGAATAACAATCGAAGGACTAAAACCCCAGACTACTTATTATTATAAGGTTGGGATGGATGGGAAGCTAGTAAGTGATGAGGCTTTGCAAGTGACTACTCCTGCTCAATAG
- the pgk gene encoding phosphoglycerate kinase — translation MKSIRGSDISGKNVLVRADLDVPIKKTGSGSIPKVTDDFRLRMIAPTIEYLIRQNAKIIICGHLDRPQGKVVKELKLDPVAKILANWFPVVDKANELFGSKVNKKVEGLNSGDVLILENLRFDPREQENNREFAQDLAELGSVYVNECFAASHRQHASITNVPKILPSFAGFQLEKEVKILSKVRENPKRPLIFLMGGAKVETKVPLVYEFSKIADKILLGGKLMLENDLRGVENVVFPSDSKKDFDIGPKTIKVYKEILANAKTIVWNGPLGKFEKSPYAHGTKKLAYFLAQTNATTIVGGGDTVAALKDFRLRSGIDFISTGGGAMLTFLAEGTLPGLEVLA, via the coding sequence ATGAAATCAATCCGCGGTTCAGATATCTCTGGTAAAAATGTTTTGGTTCGCGCAGATCTAGATGTCCCAATCAAAAAGACAGGTTCCGGCAGCATACCCAAAGTTACTGACGACTTTAGGCTTAGAATGATTGCACCAACCATAGAATACCTAATTAGGCAAAATGCAAAAATTATTATTTGTGGGCACTTGGACCGCCCACAAGGTAAAGTTGTCAAGGAGCTAAAACTTGACCCTGTAGCTAAAATATTAGCTAACTGGTTTCCAGTAGTTGACAAAGCTAATGAACTTTTTGGCTCTAAGGTTAACAAAAAAGTAGAGGGCTTAAATAGCGGCGATGTCCTAATATTAGAAAATCTAAGATTTGACCCCCGGGAACAAGAAAATAACAGGGAGTTTGCTCAAGATCTAGCAGAGTTGGGAAGTGTTTATGTCAACGAATGCTTCGCAGCTAGCCACCGCCAACACGCATCTATAACAAACGTGCCTAAAATCCTTCCTTCTTTTGCTGGCTTTCAACTAGAAAAAGAAGTGAAAATTCTTTCAAAAGTTCGGGAAAACCCGAAGCGTCCTTTAATATTCCTGATGGGTGGGGCTAAGGTTGAAACCAAGGTTCCACTAGTCTACGAATTTTCAAAAATTGCAGACAAAATTCTTCTTGGAGGTAAACTAATGCTTGAAAACGACCTCCGAGGAGTGGAAAACGTTGTCTTCCCTTCAGACTCTAAAAAAGATTTTGATATTGGACCCAAAACTATAAAGGTCTACAAAGAAATTTTAGCCAATGCGAAAACTATAGTCTGGAACGGCCCTCTTGGTAAATTTGAAAAAAGCCCTTACGCCCATGGAACCAAGAAACTAGCTTACTTTCTTGCCCAAACCAATGCAACAACTATAGTAGGTGGTGGAGATACGGTAGCTGCTCTTAAGGATTTCAGGCTAAGAAGTGGGATAGATTTTATTTCTACCGGTGGGGGTGCTATGCTTACCTTCCTTGCAGAGGGAACTCTACCCGGCTTAGAGGTTTTGGCGTAA
- a CDS encoding LCP family protein — MQYIDLGNTKKQPTNKKKWLKLLAIPALIAATVLILVISPLSFSFSDLLAPVSVFSQVVNPKQLSSTDGRTNILLLAVDDREEIDPRCGDDAGSGSLTDTIILASLGKKDKDIVLLSLPRDLWVETGYYSGKINAAYAYGGSSSNGAEFVSRIVGGVTGVPIHYYAVVNFLGFEQAIDILGGIEIDVERGFDDYRYPIPGQECAENEEERWEHIHFDEGLQTMDGARALKFVRSRHAEGPEGSDFARSRRQQKVLLAAKRKFFSLSAFSDWARVKNLYQTFEDHVRTDLGIWELERLYHWAREAETIPIKMEVLDGAQGLLVATQDENKYKGAWVLAPIAGDYSQVRNYVQTLLFESGN; from the coding sequence ATGCAATATATTGACCTAGGTAATACAAAAAAACAACCCACAAACAAAAAGAAGTGGTTAAAACTCCTAGCAATACCAGCTTTAATAGCAGCAACTGTTCTTATCTTGGTTATTTCACCACTCTCTTTTAGCTTCTCCGACCTGCTAGCCCCAGTTTCAGTGTTTTCCCAAGTTGTAAATCCAAAACAGCTCTCCAGCACAGATGGGAGAACAAACATTTTGCTACTTGCTGTAGATGATCGCGAAGAAATAGATCCGCGCTGCGGTGATGACGCTGGTTCCGGAAGTCTAACCGATACTATAATCCTAGCCTCTTTAGGAAAAAAAGATAAAGACATTGTCTTACTCTCTCTCCCCCGCGACTTGTGGGTAGAAACAGGTTATTACTCAGGCAAAATAAATGCTGCATACGCTTATGGGGGTAGTAGCTCAAATGGTGCTGAATTTGTCTCTAGAATAGTAGGCGGGGTAACAGGTGTTCCTATTCATTATTACGCTGTAGTAAACTTCCTCGGATTTGAACAAGCAATTGATATTCTAGGTGGGATAGAAATAGATGTGGAAAGAGGTTTTGATGACTACCGCTATCCTATTCCTGGACAAGAATGTGCCGAAAACGAAGAGGAGCGCTGGGAACATATTCACTTTGATGAGGGCTTACAAACCATGGATGGGGCACGAGCTTTGAAGTTTGTCCGATCCCGCCATGCAGAAGGACCAGAAGGTAGTGACTTTGCCCGGTCGCGTAGGCAACAAAAAGTTCTACTAGCTGCAAAAAGAAAATTCTTCTCTTTATCAGCGTTCTCCGACTGGGCAAGAGTTAAAAATCTTTACCAAACGTTTGAAGATCATGTACGCACAGACTTAGGGATCTGGGAATTAGAAAGGCTTTATCATTGGGCAAGGGAAGCAGAAACAATCCCAATTAAAATGGAAGTTTTAGACGGTGCCCAAGGACTATTAGTTGCTACTCAGGATGAAAATAAGTATAAAGGTGCCTGGGTTCTCGCTCCTATTGCCGGCGATTATTCTCAAGTCCGGAACTATGTTCAGACTTTACTTTTCGAAAGTGGCAACTGA
- a CDS encoding sortase encodes MKFEPYRYVKDYKPQSPSSRKGVFWDQILPLFLIFSGSFLISSQVVLPYFSFPSQEAFMIRPVKPFHVLGASQRQWETSSKEDKNSITRQEVPPTFYLSIPKLEIKKARVRKDSTEQNPQKFLGHLLGSALPGEKGGSIFIYGHSTFPWLFDSDNYRTIFSTLPELEQGDYIYIEYPGKQWVYKVTGFKTQAPEEVNPYESVSESAPAQLVLMTCVPPGTRLRRLLAYASLVDEQTLAE; translated from the coding sequence ATGAAATTTGAACCCTACCGCTATGTAAAAGATTATAAACCCCAATCACCATCCTCTAGAAAGGGGGTTTTCTGGGATCAAATTCTTCCTTTATTTCTAATTTTCTCAGGATCCTTCTTAATCTCCAGCCAAGTAGTCTTACCCTACTTCTCATTCCCTTCCCAAGAAGCTTTCATGATCAGACCTGTAAAACCATTTCATGTTCTCGGTGCTTCCCAAAGACAATGGGAAACCAGCAGTAAAGAAGATAAGAATAGTATTACTCGCCAAGAAGTCCCCCCTACTTTTTATCTTTCAATACCAAAATTGGAAATAAAAAAAGCAAGAGTTCGAAAAGACAGCACAGAACAAAACCCTCAAAAATTTCTGGGTCACTTGCTAGGATCTGCCCTGCCAGGAGAGAAAGGAGGTAGTATATTTATTTACGGACACTCAACATTTCCCTGGCTTTTTGATTCCGATAACTATCGAACAATCTTTTCCACACTACCTGAACTAGAGCAAGGGGATTATATATATATTGAATACCCAGGGAAACAGTGGGTTTACAAAGTCACAGGATTCAAAACCCAAGCACCAGAAGAAGTAAATCCCTACGAGTCTGTGTCTGAATCAGCACCAGCTCAACTAGTACTTATGACTTGTGTTCCTCCGGGAACAAGACTAAGAAGGCTTCTCGCCTATGCCTCTTTGGTAGATGAACAAACTTTAGCTGAATAA